The following coding sequences are from one Sander lucioperca isolate FBNREF2018 chromosome 2, SLUC_FBN_1.2, whole genome shotgun sequence window:
- the LOC116054220 gene encoding LHFPL tetraspan subfamily member 2a protein-like, producing MCHVIVTCRSMLWTLLSIVVAFAELIAFMSPDWLLGFPRSDSSASGAGVDSGEYRPSLGLYSRCLRVGARGVGVSCGPYAGTFGEVASGFWQAAMLFLAAGVLVLGGVACISIFSLCFQSILKKSIFNICGLLQAIAGLLLMVGLMLYPAGWGSEKVISYCGPETLPFRPALCSLGWAFYAAIGGTLGSFLCAVLSAQAEIATSSDKVQEEIEEGKSLICLL from the exons ATGTGCCATGTTATTGTAACATGCCGCTCCATGCTCTGGACACTGCTCAGTATTGTAGTGGCCTTTGCTGAGCTCATTGCCTTCATGAGCCCTGATTGGCTGCTGGGATTCCCCCGGTCGGACTCCAGTGCGAGTGGGGCGGGAGTGGACTCCGGGGAGTACCGGCCGTCTCTCGGCCTCTACAGCCGCTGCCTTCGTGTCGGGGCCCGGGGAGTAGGGGTGAGCTGCGGGCCCTACGCTGGGACGTTTGGAGAAGTGGCCAGTGGCTTCTGGCAGGCTGCCATGTTGTTTCTGGCAGCAGGGGTGTTAGTGCTAGGAGGAGTAGCCTGTATCTCCATCTTCAGCCTGTGCTTCCAGAGCATCCTGAAGAAGAGCATATTCAACATCTGTGGACTGCTCCAGGCTATCGCAG GCCTGTTGCTGATGGTGGGCCTCATGCTGTACCCTGCCGGTTGGGGTTCAGAGAAGGTGATCAGCTACTGCGGCCCTGAGACCTTGCCCTTTAGGCCGGCTCTGTGTTCACTCGGCTGGGCGTTCTACGCAGCGATAGGAGGAACTTTGGGATCCTTCCTGTGTGCCGTTTTGTCCGCACAGGCTGAGATTGCCACCTCCAGTGATAAGGTTCAGGAGGAGATTGAAGAGGGGAAGAGTCTGATCTGCCTGCTCTGA